The Engystomops pustulosus chromosome 2, aEngPut4.maternal, whole genome shotgun sequence genomic interval ccctttaaaggagttttctgggGAGAATAGAAAGTCCACAATATATAAAGTGTTGATTGATGTTATTATGTAATGTGTTTCCCCTGAAGTAATACATCTAGTATGAGGGACCAGGAAAcagtaacttaaaggaaacctaccattgggaatctacctattaaggtagatatgatggtagtttccctttaataACCTTAACCCTAAATTATGCTTGTCTACCCTAATCTAGAGTTTTTCTAACATGCCAATTTCTTGGAcagactactggggcatggagtagcccctCAGTGGAGCAGGAGAAAAGGCTACtgcatgccccagcagcctctgcctACCTGTACACCCCTGGAGCTCTGCGCATGATTAGTAGTGGTGCTACTGCACAATGCTCAGGGAGAGCATAGGCTActgtggtgtggagtagccttcacTCCCACTCCATGCGCCAGTACCCTCTCTAAAGAATTAGCATATTACATCGATAAACTCTAGATTAGGTTAGGCATCGTTCTAGAGCTAGGCAAGCATAATCTAGGGTTTAGGTTTTTATAGGGAACCTACAAACAGAtcgaccttaataggtagattcctgatggcaggtttcctttaacatgatGGTTTGACTCCCAAAAGTCTGAGGGTCATTTTCtaatatacaaaataaataaataaatataaaaatcagcTGTACCCTTCTGTGGCAGGATCTCCGGATGTCGTCTGATGTAGTCAAACAGTTCCCGATCCTTCTTGGCATACCTGTAATTCTCAAATTTAGTCAGGTGATACCCGACGAATACCCCGATGGTGGTGAAGAGGACCTGGCGGTGAACACCTGAGGAGAAGAGCACAAGCATCAGAGCTGTGTACACTGCATCATCATGATCTTCATCCCAGGACGTAAATACCAATTCTACTCTGTAGAGCAGGAGATGAATTCCAGATGGGGAGTTTCCGACTTGCACCCAAAGAATTCAATTAGTGGTTTAAAGTGGATTTGGCCCAATAAGGAGCACCACTTCTACGTCTTGTGTCTGTGTGCAGCTCCCTCTGGTCCCTGTATGGAGGTATCACTGCTGGaactaggccacattcacacctcaTTTTTTGGACATGTTCTACATATGCAACagatgtatacagtgaatgcATTCCAAGACTTACACTGGCAACCTTCGTTTTGACTCCATTTGCAAAGTATAGGTCACATCTGGCAGGAAACGGATGGAAAAGCACAGCAGTAAGCACCATTATCCAGGGGAGGCTAGAGGGCGGAAGCCACTTTATGGCCCCCATCCACCAGCTCTGCTGAGCATACACTGTGGGTGCTTCACCAGTGATGTAACTGCCCATTTAAGGATATTTGCTCCTAGTCCAACTTTCAAGGGAGAGGAGCTGAACTGgatgacgtatcccactgtatgatcGCACAGTGGGATACAACGCTGCCCTCCATTGGAAGGACATGTCGGGAAGCCTCCGGACGTATACTGACAACGGACAGCAAAAAAACAGGTTTGAACGCAGCCCTAGACTCCCACAGCACTGTGGGATGTAATGTATACGGTGATGTAATGTAAATATAAAAGAACCTGCAGCACCGGGTATACAGTACTCATGTGTATATAAGGAATTCATTATTGTAATATTGGGGTGCAGTTTCATAAACCTGCAGCCAAGGGCATACAGTACTCGTGTGTATATAAGGAAAATTATTGAAATATTGGGGTTCAGTTTCATAAACCTGCAGCGAAGGGCATACAGATTTATGGGCTATGCTTCCATAGTATATACTTCTAGCAGAGAAGATCCAGCAGTGTCATCTCTGCATGTGGTAATGTTTGGGTGTTGCCATACACACTTGTAGCAGAGAGcatacagtacagtgtatgtatatattggaGTGCTCTGTAATATActattgtgtgtatatgcaggttCCCAATGATAATATTGGTTTGCTACCCCTGACACCTGCAACAGTCGGGTTTATGGGGTGAGCTGTGATAGTATTGGGGTGTCCACAGAGGATACAGTGaggttgtgtgtatatattgggatACACTATGGTAATATCACCTGCCTGAAGGAGGAGATGGAGCCTCGTTCAGTCTGAACGCCATGGACTGCGCTATTTGGATATTGTTTTAATTCTATTATAATGGTCTGAAGATTTATGGATTTTTACGGTGAAGTGCAAAAGAACCTCTTTGATAAATATTTTGTATCATGTAAAATAAATGCAATAAGAAAAATTTAATGTTGGGGTGTTGCAGAAATAATACAGTAAGGTCATGAGTGTATAACGGGGTGCACTATGGTAATGTTGGGGTGTTGTGGAGATAATACAGTAAGGTCAtgaatgtatatgagggggtgtactATGATAATGTTGGGGTGTTGTGGAGATAATACAGTAAGGTCATGAGTGTATAACGGGGTGCACTATGGTAATGTTGGGGTGTTGTGGAGATAATACAGTAAGGTCAtgaatgtatatgagggggtgcaCTATGATAATGTTGGGGTGTTGTAGAGATAATACAGTAAGGTCATGAGTGTATATAAGGGGGTGCACTATGGTAATGTTGGGGTGTTGTGGAGATAATACAGTGAGGTCAtgaatgtatatgagggggtgcaCTATGATAATGTTGGGGTGTTGTAGAGATAATACAGTAAGGTCAtgaatgtatatgagggggtgcaCCATGATAATGTTGGGGTGTTGTAGAGATAATATAGTAAGGTCATGAGTGTATATAAGGGGGTGTACTATGGTAATGTTGGGGTGTTGTGGAGATAATACAGTGAGGTCATGAGTGTATATAAGGGGGTGCATTATAATAAGTAATGTAATAAGCGCCTCACCCGCCCGCAGCACCGGGTACTTGTTGAGGGCGTTGTGCACTATGGCGGACAGGTATCCGAGGAAGCCGAGGTACAAGGAGCCCCTGTTTACCAGGGAGGGCGGCGGTAACACCCGACCCTCGTCCGGAATCAGACCCATGGTTTTGCAGCCCAAGGACACCGGGGGACGACAATCAAGGACGCACAGGGAGAAACATTTAATCCCTTCCGGCTGGGAAACAACAGTCACCGAGCGGAGGTTCCGGGGCAGCGGGTCACGTGACACGGGCCTGACAAGTAGTAGTAATCGCAAACAAGACACCTTGACCGCCATACATCTTTAATTTTTCCCTGTGTCCCTTCTTAATATTGATTTTATAAATACAATTGTTTAACTGTATATGCAATGAAAGTTGTAATCTGTTAATTAAAATAAAACCCTCAAAAGTGTTGTCCATTGTACCCCCATAATATGAATGAAGACACTAGATGTACATGAGGGACTACCAGAAATAGccaaaaaactaacaaaaaataaacatcGTCGCTCTGTCTCCGGTAGTCATATAGAGAATTAACACATCCAGGACTGGATACCCCCTTTAAATGTAATTTAAAGAGATGCCCCAACATGAGGCTATTCACCATCCTGCGCGTAGGCTGTGCCAATGTTTTATTGCAATGAtagcaaaaatataatttttttaagatACATTCTttaatctataaaaatattttattgccaaacacaatcatttttttattgcatttttttattgcaatgatagcaaaaatataatttttttaagatACATTCTttaatctataaaaatattttattgccaaacacaatcatttttttttattttaaaaataaatttattatacCTTTATTACCCCACTAAGTGACCTCATCACTATCCTGTATTCCAATGTTTTATGCTGCTAAGGTCAGGGTTTGGTCCCTACTCAAATGGCAGTGCACGAGGTGGTTGACGGTGTTGTTTATACCATCTAAGTAACAGCTCATTTAAGGGACGGTCTAGTCACTACAAGTTTGGTTTGCTGGTTAGTGGCTGTCCCCGTGGTGGGAGACCTAGTCACTACAAGTTTGGTTTGCTGGTTAGTGGCTGTCCCCGTGGTGGGAGATCTAGTCATTAGAAGTTTGGTTTGCTGGTTAGTGGCTGTTCCAGTGTCGGGACATCCAGCTTACTACAAGTTTTGTTGCTGGTTAGTGCCGGTTCCAGTGGTTGGACTCCCACAGATCAGGGGTCCACAGATCAGCAAGTCAGTCATGTGTAATGTTACTCGATTCACGGTATATGGCACTGACATAAGTAGCAGAGTACTGCACTCCACTGTCTCTGCTTGTAACTTAAAGATGAATAAGAGGAAGGTGCATGAGCAACAAGATTCTCTATTTATctgggggtacaatggaccccaaTTCCCATGATCCATTCCCAGTGTACCAACCACTGGGATCCCAAAGTATCATCAAGTTATCCCCTGTCCACAGGATAGTGATTAGACAACTTTCAGGATTAAACAACTGGAACTGTAATGACATCTGGTTCCAGTTTTTGTGTGTGCACAGATATTGTGCCATGATGCAGAAAGGAGTTCATTTGTAATATGTCAAGGGGACAGAATCTTCTCCTACACCTTTCACAATCAGCTGCTACCAACAAGAAGGGCACTTGGTTGGAGCTCACAAGTAACAGTTAACCTAAGATACTCTAGGTTATAGTGACCACAACATCTGATGTATGTGCGTTACTTCCCTCTGTTGGCACCTGCATTACAATCACAGGGTATCCTCTTTGCAGGACAATCTGGATCCTAATGAAGGACTGCTCTCACCATGCTTACTCACAGGCCAGATTTGTTTCCCTAAATGGCTGTTTCCAAAGTGTGAAATATTTAAATtaactgattattattattatttttttttatccacctCTCGAAAAAAAGCTTTGGAAAGTCAGATTTCGCCCCCTCCAGTCAAATCAGTGAATGAGACAATAACATTTATcatgatgttttttttaataaagaagaAATCTAGCATTTACATCAAAGACAGTATAAAAATAAGTTCCTGTACAGAATAAATCCTGGTCCCTGGCAGATCTGGTGTGAGGATGGACGGGACTTCACTGACGTTTCTTTAGAGTAGCGGCTGGTCTTGTGAAGGCGGAAATATAAAGTCTGATCCAGGAATAGGCGATGCCCAGAGCGCAGTACACAGAGGTAAGCAGCAGCGGGATAAATGGTAGGCGCTGCTGCCAGGGGGTCAGGGGGTATATAATCTCACATAGTAACTCCAGGGGTATGAGGCCAGAGACGTACAGCACCTCAATGCAGCTCAGGAGCTTCCCTTCTCTCCTGTAAGAAGTACAAGAATTTCACAAATATTAGAAATGAAGAAGAAATGAGTGGCCTGTAGTGACCAACCATGTCGCTCCTCAAACAGAATAGAGCCCACACTTACAAACAATTAAAGGGGCTATCCAAATATCCTATCAGCAGTGAGATCCTTAGAGCGACCCCCGATGTTGGGGAAAGGGGTGCAAAAAGCCTATTCATACAGTAACCATTGAAGTCCATGAGGGTAATAAATTAAGTAAATTCCCTCCGTCTAACTCATCACATGCCACAGTCACCGGTGTCAGTTGTATAATATATACGTACTATGGTAGCTATGTAAGGAGCAAGCTTTGCCCCTGAGCCTGCCTCACACTCACTATACACATGTGATGTATATTTACAACCCATGTCCCCAGGGGGTTAATGATTAAGGAGAATGTGTGAATCCGAGTTACCTGAACAGAGCCCTCAATGAGCTGAAGCTGAACACAGTGAAAATCGCCATCAGCAGGATCTTTATAGGCagctctggggaaaaaaaaaacattagtgaTTGGTCTGCACCCTGGGCTATTACAAGGTTCAGCTCTCTCTACAGTCACTAGAATCTAACCCAGCACCACTTTTCTCTGTCCAGATCTATTTTAATTCCCAGTCTCTGTGTATTGTGCACCTCCAGCGCTGGGGCATGTGCATTCACATGACATCCCACATACAAGATGAGGTTAAGCAAGGTGAATCTTCCTGCTCTGAAGGTTAACATTAATTTCAATAGCAAATAAAGCTTCAGAAGAGAGGCACATGTCTACACCTTAATGGGCTGCTTTTAATATTAATTACCTATACCCACAGGTCAGGTTACCAGTATTAGTTTGGTGGGGGTTCAACAACTGTCAGACCCCATATTGATAAGTTGTTTGGGGGTAGAAGACTCCATTCACTGTATTTTGGCTCTGGATGAAAACTGTAACCAAACTGCAGTACCCCAGAATGGCCACTAAACAGAACCTCTTTCCGCTGCATAGCTTCCAGACACCCTCACCCCATACCAATTTGATATAGGCACCGACAATGGCTGTCAGCCCAAGAAATCTCATCAATATACCAAGACTGAGCAAGGGTACAATGACTGAACAGTCACTTAGAatgaaaactatttaaaaaaattacaataaaagaaaaatttaaataaactCTTTACCTTCAGGAGTGAAAAGAAGTGGAAATAATGAGAAGTGACCCACAGTCGTAAGTATTAGATATATCCCAGCGTCCTTTGCACTGCTGACTGCCAGTAAGCTGAAAAATAGTGATAAAGAGGAGTATTAATTTAATCCCTCGTGAACGATGGCccttggtgcctgaatgtccaggtcaattttctGACATTCTGTAATGCGCTtctttaaaaagctttttttttcatgacatgtgagactttaacttgccaatttgccaataattgactacaaatgtgaaaaaataagtcgtttttgtaacttttctgattaaattttttttcataagtagtaacttttaccaaaatatgttatatagaACATTATGCCATCACCCTATCCCTGGTtctgctacagatgcagagggtgcatgtacttctgctaactaaaagtctttcctgcagctctttctacattctgccttcacctggcaggctggaggggggcatacttcaaacacctatatctcctgaacccctgtagatatttctggtgtcatattaaacaggggaGTCTCCCCTTTAAAATGATATAATAATTGTACATGGATTCTTAACAggaccagagatatccactcttaaatttACATCATAaaaagaaagctgtacataaaaatcattattttttagtacaacttcaagggtggatatctctggttcggtGAAGCATCCATCCACAATCCAGCTATCATATTAATATGACACCAcagttgtgtttctaggtgccagggttcaggagatatagccttttgaagttggccactgttttctaaatgtcctttctgcatgtagcatgtgcaaataggatgtatatagccgtatggcagtcgtgaaggggttaaaaacaattaGAAATTTGGAACATATAATTGCATATTATCTCACACACattaaatacacatacatacactatatatatgcacacacttgCTCCATCCTCTAACCTTAAAGGTAATATGGCCAGGAGGATCGCCTTCTCATGTACATGCCAGCCAAACATGAAGGAGCTGAGGGCGCAGAGGATCAGACAGCGCAGGAAGCCTTGAGGTCCTTGGGGTCGGAACCACAAACCAAAAACTGAAGGCTGGATAACAGAAAGGTAAAAATGCGTAATGCCAAGTTGTGCTAGTGCAGCTCAACTCGTTCACAACAACAAGAGCTGGAGTTACACCCGCATTATTAGCCCCGATCCCCCTGAGGAGGCCAcggcatgtggcgaaacatgtcaggCGGGCTAGTTTGTTAGGTTTTAATTCAGAGGCAGCGGACAGCTAGGCAACCTTGGGTGAAATATGAATTAATCAGAAATATAGCTAGCTAGCTAGTTGCAGTATCGATTATTCAGACCATTAGATAGGGGATACTGGTAAGAGGTACATAGCACCGTGGGGTTATTATCTTAGCAACACTGGGGGGTTAGACCTGTAACCTCAAGGGCAGTACTACACAGAAGTGGGTTATAGTAACCTAGTGTGAACTGAACCCAATAAACAAACACGGATCCCCTCCACAGTATAAAATACAGCTACAGTCTCGAAATCCCATATTCGGTGACGGTGCACACTACCAGTTCCCTTTATCTATTCGGAGATGATGTGTACAACTTGCTAATCCTGATCACCCTGTTATGGTGAAAGCTGCTGCCCCCTGCACTCTGTAAAATTTTAAAACATAATATTGGATGAAGCCTTATCCATCTTTTAATAAATAtcaataaaagttactttttagtgaccaatgggtTCATGTGTCCCAATTGGACAATTTTTCTCTGCAGTTACACTCTGCAACCACTACAatgagaatggagctgttctttGACTCCAGAATCAACTGAATGTCTCCATGCATATCTAATATAGATCTATCCTAACATAAggtaatcaaataaaaaaaatcttactaGTATAGATATAAATGTGCAGATTAATGTCACCAATGGTGTGACAGATGGGAGGACGCTGTGTTCAAACTCCTGGACCAAACCCCCCGTCATGGAACCTGTGCGAACCAAATCCGGATTCAGCAGCTGCATCTTCACACCTGCCATACACAGAGGAACATGGTACAACAAAAACAGAAAGAGCACCACATTCACAGACCAATTTATTGCAATGGAAATAAGCTGTAACAACCCTGGGTAGAGAGGCTGAGGGGCAGCCAGTGAAAGCTGTAATGGAAACCATATTGGATCTCACACAAAATCTATCTATACATGGAAAATCTAAGATTTTTCTCATATCATTTAAAACAAGATAATACGTTACCAATAATGGACAGGGCTTTGTCGACGCCGTTGTACAATGCCCAAAAGTTCGGAGCCCAGTACGCATGGCAGAGGCCTCTCTTAAAGGGGAAAAGCCTGGACAGGACCTGAGGTATCTGACCCTATAAAAAAGGGGTAAATATCACACTCACAGCCTCCATAAAAGGTCACAGTTGATCATTGTTACCCATAATATATCATAGATTTTAATCACTGACATCTGTCCCAATTCCCTATTTAACATGTTCTACAAAATTTCTTTAATCTGGtaattatacatttatataaaattatacaTTTGCTGTATTGTTAGACTGTGAACACTCCACAAGTGCTATTTTATCTCATTTTGGATTATCCGATTGACTGTAAATTCAGGTGCCAGATTATTCTAGTCTGAACGATTAGATTATGGTTGTTTTTTACCGTACACAATCCACAGGTGtcagtttaataataataatttatttagcgccatcatattctgtagcgctttacaaatcacaggggacaTGTGCAAATTTTTACCGTATACAATCCAGACATGTCAGATTATcagatttactgtatatacagatgttAGATTATCTTATTCTGAATGATCAAATGATGGTCAGATTTACTGTACACAATTCACAGATGTCAGATTAACAGACTTTGGTTGGATTTACTGTACACATCTGATTCTGGATTATCACACTGAGACCTTCCGAGGACTTTGGTATACGACACGTACCAGGTATATAAAGGGTCCAAATGAAACGACAAAAACAAACACAACTATGAAGGCCAGAGCGAGGAAACGAAGGATACTGAAGCTTCTCCAGCGTATGGATCCATCTGTGGAACAAGATCGGAAACAAAGGAAACTCAGCTGTGACCAGGAAGCAAGACTTGTAACAATGGCGTTAGCATCGTCTTCTGCACTAACCTGGATTATTCGCTGTGAAGCAGTAACACCGCAATAAGTAGATGCCGTATGCCGGGGCAATATATAGGTAGATGTGTTTAAAGTTCAAGAGGACAGCGAAGAGGAGTGCGCTCTCCAGGTGTCTCTTCTGccaaatggaaaatgttattatttttattgttctaTTTTGGATCACACTCTATTTTCTTAGTGGGTCTACACAACATTTTATAGAATATCCGTATGTGGAGACTTTCCGCCAGACATTAGCAGTAATGTGTGGGAGAACTGGACAGTAAGTGGTCAGTTTCCTCACAGCATCACCACAGGGGAATAGAAGCATCGCAGAACTGAAATCTTTAGGTCCTCCAGATATGGCTGCTAATGTATAAACACCCAGAATGATCTCCCTTTTGGTGAGCAATTACCAAAAGCGGCTCTTACACTATGGGACCTGTCGTGTATTACACAGGCAACCCACTGATACATGTACTCTGCGTAATGCATCATATATCCAGAAGGGGGGAGCTGGTGGGAAACTGAACATTTATTGCACTGATCGCTGTGCGTACTATCTTGTGGACAATTAGTGATCCATAATGTTTTACCTGAAACATACGAGCAATGGACAGAAGCATGATCCCAGAGAGGAATCCGTTATACTGGAAGTGGATATCTAAAATGTGATTGAGGATGTGTATAACCAGAACCAAGAACCAGACCAAGTCCTCTCCAGTTACCACAATGTCTGGTACTAGGAAACTACATTAATCCTGTATAGGATTCCTTATCACTATGTAGTCATAGGAAATCTGTCTGTAGTTTTGATCTGTGTTGACCAGTAGAATCCTGTGAAAAAAACATGTAGTAAGGATACGATCTACAATTAGCAGCCCAAAATTCCAGAGGAGCAGGACAGCGAGAATGAATGACGGTCTCTCCAGCAGCTCCCTCCGATCTTTTCTAATGTCGATACACTGACAGCACCTGGAACAAAAGCAGAGTAAGATAAACCAAAGAAATTTACATGTATGTCCATTAATATAAAAGTAGTGTTCAGTCTGTGTATAGGGACAAACATCATATTGGAAAGAAGGAACAGGCAAGGTCCAGGCACCGGAGAGAGAGGATACAGGCAAGGTCCAGGCACCGGAGAGAGAGGATACAGGCAAGGTCCAGGCACCGGAGAGAGAGGATACAGGCAAGGTCCAGGCACCGGAGAGAGAGGATACAGGCAAGGTCCAGGCACCGGAGAGAGAGGATACAGGCAAGGTCCAGGCACCGGAGAGAGAGGATACAGGCAAGGTCCAGGCACCGGAGAGAGAGGATACAGGCAAGGTCCAGGCACCAGAGAGAGAGGATACAGGCAAGGTCCAGGCACCAGAGAGAGAGGGAACAGGCAAGGTCCAGGCACCGGAGAGAGAGGGAACAGGCAAGGTCCAGGCACCGGAGAGAGAGGGAACAGGCAAGGTCCAGGCACCGGAGAGAGAGGGAACAGGCAAGGTCCAGGCACCGGAGAGAGAGGGAACAGGCAAGGTCCAGGCACCGGAGAGAGAGGGAACAGGCAAGGTCCAGGCACCGGAGAGAGAGGGAACAGGCAAGGTCCAGGCACCGGAGAGAGAGGGAACAGGCAAGGTCCAGGCACCGGAGAGAGAGGGAACAGGCAAGGTCCAGGCACCGGAGAGAGAGGGAACAGGCAAGGTCCAGGCACCGGAGAGAGAGGGAACAGGCAAGGTCCAGGCACCAGAGAGAGAGGGAACAGGCAAGGTCCAGGCACCGAAGAGAAGGAGGAAACTAGGTCCAGACACTGGGGAGAGGGTACATGCAAGGTCTACATATTGAAGAGAAGAAGACAAAATCCAGACAAAGAGAGTCCATTTTCAGGCTAGTGCTTACTGTTTGGCTGCATAGATGAAGAGGACATCGGTCAGGATGACAGAGAGCCTCTGGAAGAGGACGGTGTTGTAGCTAGCATAGTTCAGGTTCTCCACTTTCAGCATTTCAGTATCAAAGTACCAAGCGACATGGGAAAGGGCGTACTCAAACCACGCAAACAAAGGTGGGTAATCCAACGTCCACTCCGAAGTTGCCTGGAAGTCAAAAAACATTATGCTCAATCAACGCAATGAGGTTAATGAGAAACGTAACATAACTATAGGCCATGATCAAGGGTCTGTAAGTTGGGCTATCAttacaaaaattataaaactACAAATAACACTGCAAATAATTCacatgaaaaatttaaaaatcataATGCAATTTTCCACAAGTTACAGGATCGAAGCATAAGGCTGCACTACTGATGGACTAAGCACAACACAATAATAGCACTAAGTCAGCTGGATATATGACATTGATACAGATGGTGATATTAATCCACACCCAGCACCTGAAAAGATCATGAGAAGTAGTGGAGTCTGAGGCTTCA includes:
- the ALG8 gene encoding dolichyl pyrophosphate Glc1Man9GlcNAc2 alpha-1,3-glucosyltransferase, whose protein sequence is MNTPPVGRVRVTSHVKPVGRIVCLCVCVCVCERTKMAASRGGNVDSGGRSREPGDGGWFVTLALGVSLLKCLLIPTYHSTDFEVHRNWLAITHSLPISQWYYEATSEWTLDYPPLFAWFEYALSHVAWYFDTEMLKVENLNYASYNTVLFQRLSVILTDVLFIYAAKQCCQCIDIRKDRRELLERPSFILAVLLLWNFGLLIVDHIHFQYNGFLSGIMLLSIARMFQKRHLESALLFAVLLNFKHIYLYIAPAYGIYLLRCYCFTANNPDGSIRWRSFSILRFLALAFIVVFVFVVSFGPFIYLGQIPQVLSRLFPFKRGLCHAYWAPNFWALYNGVDKALSIIGVKMQLLNPDLVRTGSMTGGLVQEFEHSVLPSVTPLVTLICTFISILPSVFGLWFRPQGPQGFLRCLILCALSSFMFGWHVHEKAILLAILPLSLLAVSSAKDAGIYLILTTVGHFSLFPLLFTPEELPIKILLMAIFTVFSFSSLRALFRREGKLLSCIEVLYVSGLIPLELLCEIIYPLTPWQQRLPFIPLLLTSVYCALGIAYSWIRLYISAFTRPAATLKKRQ
- the NDUFC2 gene encoding NADH dehydrogenase [ubiquinone] 1 subunit C2, with product MGLIPDEGRVLPPPSLVNRGSLYLGFLGYLSAIVHNALNKYPVLRAGVHRQVLFTTIGVFVGYHLTKFENYRYAKKDRELFDYIRRHPEILPQKDAKTMAEVYEKFYPVR